The DNA region aaccgctttaccattatcgtcaatttctaggcagcagttagtcaggttaaacttcccgtacacacccccctccgaggccaacagataatccaaggcaagtcggttttgatatatagcagccctcatctgatcctgctgcttagccagcagctccagggccagggcagtccggttagtaataacctctacgactgcttggagcctgataattcgattcaacatatagataggagtacggtatccccatgatccgtcctgtgcccatgtagctggcccgtagtatgCAATAAcccgggccggtggccactcatccccccaatcaccgacttggatatcccttggcgacctacggaGAGAGTCAAATAGTTTAATTCCCAAATCGTTGCCTTCCTtccggggtaataggaagaacgcaggtcgtattagacccaggaagcataccccagcccatcccatgggtaatttggagtatgcctgattaccgcatatccaaaataggacatctggagcaggccctccctgcctcacaacatcaTCCCACAGTTCCTTTaccccagggacgccctcataaggaccaggaccactACAATTCCAATATTCGGGCTCCTGGCCCCGTGCCAGAGTCTGGACAGGAGTATCCCAGCATCGACTCCCCTGACAACCACCACCCCAGGCTCTCATCATGTCATCGGAAGAATCAGCACCTAGttcgtcagaggaggaatcagtacgtaatggaacgcaattttgatgacctcggtttgcaatgtaccaagtaatatcctcaggccaccatactcgTGTGGTCGCATCCAATATACTCTGACAGGGACTAATtcctacctccacggtcccctttCCTTCAACACATAACTGGCCCTCAGGGCTatttgtcagtctccacccctggcttttcctttcgttgacatgTGTCCAAGTGGTTTGAAGCAATTCCCATATGTCTAAGCTGTGACCAGTCCATGGCCATTGTTCtgacatatgcggccccccacaaacccagcaattgctaatatttaaaacagtggctatcCTAGAGGtaagatcaataaacaggttttgtgttacatcagggagctcaatcctttcttctacctcttcgtatacagatggcactttagagagcacgaccgttccctgacggtcttgctctttctccaacccccgatcagtgatctgtatcttggtctccttgactctgtcaacctgtTCCCTGCGCAACACGGAGGATAGGTCCCACCTCCCAGTTTTGCTAATACACACCCAGCggtcatttatagggcatccacggattttgccaccgtatcctttattatatacctgataatagggtcttccaccctcccaacattcatggcgtgcactcacatcgtaacaccaatcgtccacataggaatgggacacaatgttcccgagtagattcgaatcccaagtcttactgtagttcgacatttgtcacatcttccctcaccctcccccacatacaggaataaactgatcaatatccccaccaatacagtccaagtagagttcattattgctgtcttttcagttttaccaccaacggcttgtccccttgctcgcatgtccaagtgctttctccttcagatggaacaggcccctttatcctcgatgcgtggacccaccctttctctttcgtccgaacagctgcttcagttgttaacagaaccaggaacggtccttcccaccgcggctggagcttttcggccttccaggtcttaacaagtacccagtctccgggctccaccttatgcaagaggaagtcgagcggcggagtgtgagccaggagacctttcctccggagttctcTTGGGCAAATTTGACCTCAGTGGGATCCCTCCTGCGCCACGTGGTGTACCACAGATTGAGGTCACCTTTGATATTGACGCAAATGGCATCTTGAATGTCTCTGCTGTGGACAAGAGCACTGGCAAAGAGAGCAAAATCACCATCACCAATAACAAGGGCAGGTTGAGTAAGGAGGAGATCGAGAGGATAGTGCAGGAAGCGGAGAGGTACAAAGGTCAGGATGATATGCAGCGTGAGAAAATTACAGCCAAGAATTCCCTGGAGTCGTACGCATTTAACATGAAGAGTTCAGTGGAGGAAGAGAAAACGAAAGGCAagatcagtgaggaagataagAACAAAGTCATCGAAAAGTGTAACCAGGCCATCTCCTGGCTGGAGGCAAACcaaacagcagagaaggaggacTTTTAgcagcagttgaaagatttgaaaaaaaaaaaatATGCAAGCCCATCATTGCCAAACTTTACCAGGGAGGTATGCCCGAAGGGCCATTCTCAGAACAAGTCAGAAAGGACCCTTCTGGTGGACCAACAATTGAAGAGGTTgattgaaactttaactctcttcaaagtaatatcattttcagttggtctctcttctccaccattccatccccccacctccctgaAATTGCAACAGTCCTTTAGAATTTCTCGGGGCTTCTGTAAACCCAGTTGATTTGGACATTTGCACAGTTAGGTAAATGATGGCCTACATTTCTGAAGTTTGGGTGTTTGAATGGTAGCAATTAAACGTGTCAATGGTGAATTTTTCTGCAAACTGTTTCCTGTATGTTTTATACATTGAGTAGTTTACACCCTTTTAGCTGCTAATGGAGTTCTTTCTCAGTTTTCTGCACACTACAAGAATGCACCGTATGATTCAGAAATTCAGTCAGTTGTCACTAATCCTGAGAAGTTATTGTTTAGACAGGTTATACTTACAGTTAAGCAAGCCAGCTATCCTTTCTGTCATGTAGTTGGAACAGTGTTCCCTTATAATAAATAGTATACAACAGAGATTCTATTTTCATACAGACCACAAGAAGGTGGTGTTATAACAATTGGCAGCCTTTGCAGACTTAATTTGTATGCAATTATTGGGGAAAGTaatcacaattaaatatctttggTGGAAAATGCATAACATCCGAGCagtgactatcaataatacaatttCTCTCCGTGCACAACCAATTTTCAGATGATGTCCTTTGTGTTCTCCAAAAGCTTGTTTAACCATTTGAATCATTAACTGGATAGGACCAATTTTCATGCATTGTGTGTCTTTGCTGTCATAAATGTTTTTTTGTTTGCAGcaaaatttaagtttttttttgatacCTTCCAGACATTGATTCTCTCACAATCTTTTCCATTTTTATGACTTTTC from Chiloscyllium punctatum isolate Juve2018m chromosome 1, sChiPun1.3, whole genome shotgun sequence includes:
- the LOC140482865 gene encoding uncharacterized protein, which translates into the protein MSNYSKTWDSNLLGNIVSHSYVDDWCYDVSARHECWEGGRPYYQVYNKGYGGKIRGCPINDRWVCISKTGRWDLSSVLRREQVDRVKETKIQITDRGLEKEQDRQGTVVLSKVPSVYEEVEERIELPDVTQNLFIDLTSRIATVLNISNCWVCGGPHMSEQWPWTGHSLDIWELLQTTWTHVNERKSQGWRLTNSPEGQLCVEGKGTVEVGISPCQSILDATTRVWWPEDITWYIANRGHQNCVPLRTDSSSDELGADSSDDMMRAWGGGCQGSRCWDTPVQTLARGQEPEYWNCSGPGPYEGVPGVKELWDDVVRQGGPAPDVLFWICAIMIPQSGKEIQKKRNISVGLNLLCVNPPQSLSTREDCTCVVQQLAPYKVGGHTCVLRTIAPNKDGGVHEGLSPFEAFSYLL